A part of Salvelinus sp. IW2-2015 linkage group LG16, ASM291031v2, whole genome shotgun sequence genomic DNA contains:
- the LOC111976054 gene encoding crystallin J1A — protein MAMSLADRALGAIIGSAVADAAAQPLHWVYDLDKLDGFLNEAPTPEFRPKSANPFYRRDTGNQSCYGDQAFVLLESLSECGGLNVNDLRKRTYNFFGPRSEYDTPVNDPYRDKSEPRPQLPIEGPWRHGSIKSFMKNMDAGKEETGCETDFQADGIAKLAPIVALYAGKPDLLEKXEEAVRVTQNNDACVAETLAAARILEHFILNGPDEKVLDSVLDQLTDPNRKQPQDLDKAVVGHIYQVRENLSKAHQDLIPSVFPXSCGLPGSFQAALHGVLTAKEFDQAIRDTMVCGGCTCSRSSFIGACLGAQIGLQGIPNSWKTKTLRYNSLLEHGKKVTERYHQM, from the exons ATGGCCATGTCTCTGGCTGACAGAGCTCTAGGAGCCATCATTGGATCAGCTGTAGCCGACGCAGCAG CCCAGCCCCTGCACTGGGTGTACGACCTGGATAAACTGGATGGCTTCCTGAATGAGGCCCCTACACCTGAGTTCAGGCCCAAGTCAGCCAACCCTTTCTACCGCCGTGACACGGGGAACCAGAGCTGCTACGGRGACCAGGCCTTCGTGTTGCTGGAATCACTGTCTGAATGTGGAG GTCTGAACGTCAATGATCTGAGAAAGAGGACATATAACTTCTTTGGGCCCAGGTCCGAGTATGACACCCCTGTCAATGACCCGTACAGGGACAAGAGTG AACCCAGACCCCAGCTGCCCATTGAGGGACCATGGCGACATGGAAGTATAAAGAGCTTCATGAAAAACATGGACGCAGGCAAGGAAGAAACAG GATGTGAGACGGACTTTCAGGCGGATGGCATAGCAAAGCTGGCTCCGATCGTGGCGTTGTATGCTGGGAAGCCTGACCTGCTGGAGAAGRTAGAGGAGGCTGTCCGAGTCACACAGAACAATGACGCGTGTGTGGCTGAGACACTGGCAGCAGCAAG GATCCTAGAGCATTTCATCCTGAATGGTCCTGATGAGAAGGTCCTGGATTCTGTGCTTGATCAGCTCACTGACCCGAACAGGAAACAGCCACAGGACCTGGACAAAGCTGTGGTTG GCCACATTTACCAGGTGAGGGAGAATCTGTCCAAGGCTCACCAGGATCTGATCCCCAGTGTGTTTCCCAWCAGCTGTG GTTTGCCTGGTTCGTTCCAAGCGGCGCTGCACGGGGTCCTGACGGCTAAGGAGTTTGATCAAGCTATCAGGGACACCATGGTCTGCGGRGGATGCACTTGCAGCAGGAGCTCATTCATCGGTGCCTGTCTAGGGGCTCAG ATTGGGCTTCAAGGCATCCCTAATTCATGGAAGACCAAAACACTACGGTACAACTCTCTCCTGGAACACGGCAAAAAAGTGACTGAACGTTATCACCAAATGTAA